Genomic segment of Streptomyces longhuiensis:
TGCGACGAGTGCCGTCACCGCGACGGCGAACGCCTCACCCGTGTCCTGTGCGACTCCCCCGGCGGGTCCCACGACCTCGGGCAGCGCCGACGACGCGCTGGCGACGACGGGTGTGCCGCAGGCCATGGCCTCGAGCGCGGCGAGCCCAAACGTCTCCGCCGGACCCGGCGCGAGGCACACGTCGGCGGCGGCCTGCAACGCCGCGAGCTGCCCGCGGTCCGCGACGTGCCCCAGGAACCTCACCGGCAGCCTCCGTGCGCGCGCCTGCTGTTCGAGCCGCGCCCGCAACGGCCCGTCCCCGGCGACGACGAGCACCGCCTGCGTACCCCGGAGACGGAGAGCGGCCAGCGTGTCGAGGCCGGTCCCGGGCCGCTTCTCCACGGAGAGACGCGAGCACAGGACGAGCAGCACCTCACCCGCGCGCGCGTACCGCTCCCGCACCGCAGGGTCCCGCAGGCCCGGGTGGCAGCGCTCCAGATCGACGCCGAGCGGGGCGCGGACGACGTTGCGCGCCCCGATGCGGATGAACTCGCGTTCGGCGTACTCGGTCGTGCACACCACGCGCGCGTAGGCGTGCGCGGTGCGGGAGTTGAGCGCGTCGGCGGCGCGCAGGGCGACCTTCTCGGGCAGGCCCCAGGTCCGCAGGACGCCGTCGGCCGTCTCGTGGGACACCATCACGGCGGGCACCCGGGCACGCCGTGCCCACTCCCCCGTCCACCTCAGGGTCGTGCGGTCGGACACCTCGATGCGGTCGGGGGCGAGACGCTCGAGCAGTTCGGCCACGCGCCGCCGGTCGGTGAGGACGCGGTAGCCGCCGGTGCCGGGAAGCAGCGTCCCCGGCAGCGTGATGACGCGGCCCTGCGCGCTCTCGTGCTCGCCGGCCCGCTCCCCGGGCACGATCAGGACGGGCTCGTGCCCGGCGGCGCGGTAACCGGCCCCCAACTCCCGCAGGGCGGTCCGCAGTCCGCCCGAGGCGGGCGCGACGAAGTTGGCGAGACGCACGATCCGCAGCCCGCTCATGCCGCCACCGCCGTCCGCGCGTCGAGGACCTCTTCGTAGTGGCCGACGAGCTGGTCGCCGACGGCCTCCCAGGTCCGTCCTTCGACCGTGCCGCGGCCGGCTGCCCCGTAGGCGAGGCGGCGCAGCGGGTCCTCGGCGAGCGACCAGACGGCGTCGCGTACGGCGGCCGCGTCGCCGGGTGCGACGAGGAGCCCGGTCCGGCCGTGCGCGACGAGGTCCAGCGGCCCGCCGGCGGCGGGC
This window contains:
- a CDS encoding glycosyltransferase, with product MSGLRIVRLANFVAPASGGLRTALRELGAGYRAAGHEPVLIVPGERAGEHESAQGRVITLPGTLLPGTGGYRVLTDRRRVAELLERLAPDRIEVSDRTTLRWTGEWARRARVPAVMVSHETADGVLRTWGLPEKVALRAADALNSRTAHAYARVVCTTEYAEREFIRIGARNVVRAPLGVDLERCHPGLRDPAVRERYARAGEVLLVLCSRLSVEKRPGTGLDTLAALRLRGTQAVLVVAGDGPLRARLEQQARARRLPVRFLGHVADRGQLAALQAAADVCLAPGPAETFGLAALEAMACGTPVVASASSALPEVVGPAGGVAQDTGEAFAVAVTALVARPRDERREAARARAECFGWGAAVDAFLQAHDAVREKTDVPRQVTAVVPFRGAADVPRQMTADAPLRGTDDVPLRGTVDVPMRVTGRDAV